One part of the Solanum dulcamara chromosome 8, daSolDulc1.2, whole genome shotgun sequence genome encodes these proteins:
- the LOC129899459 gene encoding uncharacterized protein LOC129899459, which yields MAITNLQRFASQIARNPSLSSSFRSSIARSSASLSSPSASAKVADRIVKLSAVDPDGHKREVIGLSGQTLLKALTNHGLIDPDSHRLEDIDACSAECEVHIAQEWLEKLPPASYDEKYVLKRNSRARVLNKHSRLGCQVVLSQELQGMVVALPEPKPWDIP from the coding sequence ATGGCGATCACTAATTTACAGAGATTTGCTTCCCAAATCGCCCGAAACCCTTCTCTTTCATCGTCCTTCAGATCCTCAATCGCTCGATCTTCCGCCTCATTGTCGTCGCCGTCGGCTTCCGCCAAGGTCGCCGACCGGATAGTCAAGCTCTCCGCCGTGGATCCGGACGGGCACAAGCGCGAGGTTATCGGACTCTCGGGTCAAACACTGCTTAAAGCCCTAACGAATCACGGGTTAATTGACCCGGATTCACATCGTCTTGAAGATATTGATGCTTGTTCAGCTGAATGTGAGGTACACATTGCTCAAGAATGGCTAGAGAAGCTTCCACCAGCTTCGTATGACGAGAAGTATGTTTTGAAGAGGAATTCTAGAGCTAGGGTTTTGAACAAGCACTCTAGGCTTGGCTGTCAGGTGGTTCTTTCCCAGGAGCTTCAAGGTATGGTTGTGGCACTTCCTGAACCCAAGCCTTGGGATATCCCATAA